The following proteins are encoded in a genomic region of Scylla paramamosain isolate STU-SP2022 chromosome 40, ASM3559412v1, whole genome shotgun sequence:
- the LOC135092599 gene encoding uncharacterized protein LOC135092599, with the protein MGEVWYASLWCFVSPTTCEHGRPGGLSKPAHQCTVGCCVGWSSVLQTENVGTPWTFMSVGVLVGPPCYRQSCEDALDWMIVGVVTCQVCYGDSKSVSVGH; encoded by the exons ATGGGAGAAGTTTGGTACGcttctttgtggtgttttgtttcaccCACTACCTGTGAACATGGTCGGCCTGGCGGGTTGTCTAAGCCGGCCCACCAATGTACTGTGGGTTGTTGTGTTGGATGGTCCTCTGTGCtacag ACGGAGAATGTAGGGACGCCCTGGACTTTCATGTCGGTTGGTGTGTTGGTTGGTCCTCCGTGCtacag ACAGAGTTGTGAGGACGCCCTGGACTGGATGATAGTTGGGGTGGTGACATGTCAGGTGTGCTACGGGGATTCGAAGAGCGTCAGTGTGGGCCACTGA